From Roseisolibacter agri, a single genomic window includes:
- the purL gene encoding phosphoribosylformylglycinamidine synthase subunit PurL, protein MPVTPRPGDPKITPALVAEHGITPFEYERLLAMLGREPTFTELGIVSALWSEHCSYKHSRPLLKTLPTEAPWVLQGPGENAGVIAVGDGLAVAFKIESHNHPSAVEPYQGAATGVGGILRDVFTMGARPIALLDSLRFGDLETPRVRYLFAGVVKGIGDYGNCVGIPTVAGEVVFDPAYEGNPLVNAMCVGLLREEELIRAVAEGVGNPIIAVGARTGRDGIHGASFASEDLSEATEAKRPRVQVGDPFTEKLLLEASLELIRSGHIVAIQDMGAAGLTSSSAEMAARGDVGVTIDTLKVPAREEGMTPYELLLSESQERMLVVAKKGHEDDVVAILTKWDLTAAVIGEVIAEPVYRVTEGDRVVAEFPGIRLVTDCPTYEPEARESDEIVRLRATDVHAIAEKAEERDPAWTLAQLLASPTIASKRWVHRQYDTMVRTNTVIGPGGDAAVVRLRGTDKAVALKTDCNGRYCFLDPYVGGMAAVAEAARNVACVGGRPMAITNNLNFGNPKRPEVYFQLREAVRGMGDACRALQTPVTGGNVSLYNENPNGAIYPTPVVGMVGLVDSLDHVTRAGFQAAGHAIVLLGENTDELGGSEYLARIHGTVAGAPPRVDLDGEKRLVAALLDAVRAGHVASAHDCSDGGLAVALAECAIGDEERWLGADVDLSAWTALPRRALLFGEAQGRIVVTSTNADAVLAAAARHGVPARVIGTVGDATRGLTIRIGADSFTAPLASLADAYHGAIPRLMDRTATAATTVAATSHATA, encoded by the coding sequence GTGCCCGTCACGCCCCGCCCCGGCGACCCGAAGATCACCCCCGCGCTCGTCGCCGAGCACGGGATCACGCCCTTCGAGTACGAGCGCCTGCTCGCGATGCTCGGCCGCGAGCCGACCTTCACGGAGCTCGGCATCGTCAGCGCGCTGTGGAGCGAGCACTGCTCGTACAAGCACTCGCGCCCGCTCCTGAAGACGCTGCCGACCGAGGCGCCGTGGGTGCTGCAGGGGCCCGGTGAGAACGCCGGCGTCATCGCCGTCGGCGATGGGCTCGCGGTCGCGTTCAAGATCGAGTCGCACAACCACCCGTCGGCGGTGGAGCCGTACCAGGGTGCGGCGACTGGCGTGGGCGGCATCCTGCGCGACGTGTTCACGATGGGCGCGCGGCCGATCGCGCTGCTCGACTCGCTGCGCTTCGGCGACCTCGAGACGCCGCGCGTGCGCTACCTGTTCGCGGGCGTCGTGAAGGGGATCGGCGACTACGGCAACTGCGTCGGCATCCCGACCGTCGCCGGCGAGGTCGTGTTCGATCCGGCGTACGAGGGCAACCCGCTCGTCAACGCGATGTGCGTCGGGCTGCTGCGCGAGGAGGAGCTGATCCGCGCGGTGGCCGAGGGCGTCGGCAACCCGATCATCGCGGTCGGCGCGCGCACGGGCCGCGACGGCATCCACGGCGCGTCGTTCGCGTCGGAGGACCTGTCGGAGGCGACCGAGGCGAAGCGCCCGCGCGTGCAGGTCGGCGACCCGTTCACCGAGAAGCTGCTGCTCGAGGCGTCGCTGGAGCTCATTCGCTCCGGGCACATCGTCGCGATCCAGGACATGGGCGCGGCCGGCCTCACGTCGAGTAGCGCCGAGATGGCCGCGCGCGGCGACGTCGGCGTCACGATCGACACGCTCAAGGTGCCGGCGCGCGAGGAGGGGATGACGCCGTACGAGCTGCTGCTCTCCGAGTCGCAGGAGCGCATGCTCGTCGTCGCCAAGAAGGGGCACGAGGACGACGTCGTCGCGATCCTCACCAAGTGGGACCTCACGGCGGCGGTCATCGGCGAGGTGATCGCGGAGCCGGTGTACCGCGTGACCGAGGGTGACCGTGTCGTGGCCGAGTTCCCGGGCATCCGCCTGGTGACCGACTGCCCGACGTACGAGCCCGAGGCGCGCGAGTCCGACGAGATCGTGCGGCTGCGCGCGACCGACGTGCACGCGATCGCCGAGAAGGCCGAGGAGCGCGATCCGGCGTGGACGCTGGCGCAGCTGCTCGCGTCGCCGACCATCGCCAGCAAGCGCTGGGTGCACCGGCAGTACGACACGATGGTGCGCACGAACACCGTCATCGGCCCGGGCGGCGACGCCGCGGTGGTGCGCCTGCGCGGCACCGACAAGGCGGTCGCGCTCAAGACCGACTGCAACGGCCGCTACTGCTTCCTCGATCCGTACGTCGGCGGGATGGCGGCGGTGGCCGAGGCGGCGCGCAACGTCGCGTGCGTCGGCGGCCGGCCGATGGCGATCACGAACAACCTGAACTTCGGCAACCCGAAGCGGCCGGAGGTCTACTTCCAGCTGCGCGAGGCCGTGCGTGGCATGGGCGACGCGTGCCGCGCGCTGCAGACGCCCGTCACCGGCGGCAACGTCTCGCTGTACAACGAGAACCCGAACGGCGCGATCTATCCGACGCCCGTGGTCGGCATGGTCGGCCTCGTCGACTCGCTCGATCACGTCACGCGCGCCGGCTTCCAGGCCGCCGGGCACGCCATCGTGCTGCTCGGCGAGAACACCGACGAGCTGGGAGGCAGCGAGTACCTCGCGCGCATCCACGGCACCGTCGCCGGCGCGCCGCCGCGCGTGGACCTCGACGGCGAGAAGCGGCTGGTCGCGGCGCTGCTGGACGCGGTGCGCGCCGGCCACGTCGCGAGCGCGCACGACTGCAGCGACGGCGGCCTCGCGGTCGCGCTGGCCGAGTGCGCGATCGGCGACGAGGAGCGCTGGCTCGGCGCCGACGTCGACCTCTCCGCGTGGACGGCGCTGCCGCGCCGCGCGCTGCTCTTCGGCGAGGCGCAGGGGCGCATCGTCGTCACGTCCACGAACGCCGACGCGGTGCTCGCGGCGGCCGCGCGCCACGGCGTCCCGGCCCGCGTCATCGGCACGGTGGGCGACGCCACGCGCGGGCTCACCATCCGCATCGGCGCCGACAGCTTCACCGCGCCCCTCGCCTCGCTCGCCGACGCCTATCACGGCGCGATCCCGCGCCTGATGGACCGCACGGCCACCGCCGCGACCACCGTCGCGGCGACGTCTCACGCTACCGCCTGA
- a CDS encoding transaldolase family protein, whose translation MKLLLASASVAEIAWAVDHGLADGLVPSPAQLSEQRPGTDGRELLAELARSVALPVHASVASVDPSDMYRDGRELARLADNVVVQVPLVDDAVVAIRRLAGEGARVAATLVFSAAQALLAAKAGASVVTVPVDQLDALGQDSMTVLAQIRAMFDRGNVECDLVAGFPRGAAAFTACAAAGADAVIVDLETVRSLLVHPLTDRGIDAFLRELTSRAKPRITPI comes from the coding sequence GAGATCGCGTGGGCCGTGGACCACGGGCTGGCCGACGGGCTGGTCCCCTCCCCCGCGCAGCTCTCGGAGCAGCGCCCGGGCACCGACGGCCGCGAGCTGCTGGCCGAGCTGGCGCGCTCGGTCGCGCTGCCGGTGCATGCGAGCGTGGCGTCGGTGGATCCGAGCGACATGTACCGCGACGGCCGCGAGCTGGCGCGCCTCGCCGACAACGTCGTCGTGCAGGTGCCGCTGGTGGACGACGCGGTGGTGGCGATCCGGCGGCTGGCCGGCGAGGGGGCGCGCGTGGCGGCGACGCTCGTGTTCAGCGCCGCGCAGGCGCTGCTGGCCGCGAAGGCCGGCGCCTCGGTCGTCACGGTGCCGGTCGACCAGCTCGACGCGCTGGGCCAGGACAGCATGACGGTGCTCGCGCAGATCCGCGCGATGTTCGACCGCGGGAACGTCGAGTGCGATCTCGTCGCCGGCTTCCCGCGCGGCGCCGCCGCCTTCACCGCCTGCGCGGCGGCCGGCGCGGACGCGGTGATCGTGGACCTCGAGACGGTGCGATCGCTGCTCGTGCACCCGCTCACCGACCGCGGCATCGACGCCTTCCTGCGCGAGCTGACCTCCCGCGCCAAGCCGCGCATCACCCCGATCTGA
- a CDS encoding trypsin-like peptidase domain-containing protein — MAARSSCPPHAAASSPRPRWTRVAATTLLLVGCQGGTPSDTAAQNPAPPPPAPASARLPEPASVSVTASRRTAVVTAVSRVAPAVVTVQTESVERTAVDPFDVFFGRRPGAQTRAGIGTGFIVREDGVVVTNAHVVAGATRVSVAMRDGTTYSARVVGADVTNDLAVLKIDARRLPVAPLGNSDSLLVGEWAVAIGNPFGFVLGNAEPSVSAGVISATGRNLVGGGGGPDGGGASFDMIQTDAAINPGNSGGPLINADGEVIGVNSSIYTPSGGSVGLGFAIPINRARRVAEDLLAHGTVRRPWVGIVLRTPEATGNPRDLLTAGVVVRTIVPGSPAARAGIQPGDVLARVGTRTLRNPFDWEAALLDLRPGEEVPVAVRRGGRDVSATLRVADLPEVTAPKVTVLRELQLVTLTAAIRTERRLQSSAGALVYQASERVSTEIGLEPGDVIVQINRATVTSADDVARAIDYYAGRDPIRIFFERQGRYSFTDVIIRQ; from the coding sequence ATGGCTGCCCGATCATCCTGCCCGCCGCACGCCGCCGCCAGCTCGCCCCGCCCGCGCTGGACGCGGGTCGCCGCGACGACGCTGCTGCTGGTCGGCTGCCAGGGTGGGACGCCGTCCGACACCGCCGCGCAGAACCCCGCGCCGCCGCCGCCCGCGCCCGCGTCGGCGCGGCTGCCGGAGCCCGCGTCCGTGTCGGTGACGGCGTCGCGACGCACCGCGGTGGTGACGGCGGTGTCGCGCGTCGCGCCGGCGGTCGTCACGGTGCAGACGGAGTCGGTCGAGCGCACGGCGGTCGATCCGTTCGACGTGTTCTTCGGCCGGCGTCCTGGCGCGCAGACCCGGGCGGGCATCGGGACGGGCTTCATCGTCCGTGAGGACGGCGTCGTCGTCACGAACGCGCACGTCGTCGCGGGCGCGACGCGCGTCTCGGTGGCGATGCGCGACGGCACGACGTACTCCGCGCGCGTCGTCGGCGCCGACGTCACCAACGACCTCGCGGTCCTCAAGATCGACGCGCGCCGGCTGCCGGTGGCGCCGCTCGGCAACTCCGACAGCCTGCTCGTCGGCGAGTGGGCGGTCGCGATCGGCAACCCGTTCGGCTTCGTGCTCGGCAACGCGGAGCCCAGCGTGTCCGCGGGCGTCATCAGCGCGACGGGGCGCAATCTCGTCGGCGGTGGCGGCGGGCCCGATGGCGGCGGCGCGTCGTTCGACATGATCCAGACCGACGCCGCGATCAACCCCGGCAACTCGGGCGGGCCGCTCATCAACGCCGACGGCGAGGTGATCGGCGTCAACAGCTCGATCTACACGCCGAGCGGCGGCTCGGTGGGCCTGGGCTTCGCGATCCCGATCAACCGCGCGCGCCGCGTCGCCGAGGACCTGCTGGCGCACGGCACCGTGCGGCGGCCGTGGGTCGGCATCGTGCTCCGCACTCCCGAGGCGACCGGCAACCCGCGCGACCTGCTGACAGCCGGCGTGGTGGTCCGCACCATCGTCCCGGGCTCGCCAGCCGCGCGCGCCGGGATCCAGCCGGGCGACGTCCTCGCGCGCGTGGGCACGCGCACGCTGCGCAACCCGTTCGACTGGGAGGCCGCGCTGCTGGACCTGCGCCCGGGCGAGGAGGTACCGGTCGCGGTGCGCCGCGGCGGCCGCGACGTGTCCGCGACGCTGCGCGTGGCGGACCTCCCCGAGGTCACCGCGCCCAAGGTCACCGTGCTGCGCGAGCTGCAGCTGGTGACGCTCACCGCCGCCATCCGCACCGAGCGCCGGCTGCAGTCGTCGGCAGGCGCGCTCGTGTACCAGGCCTCGGAGCGCGTCAGCACCGAGATCGGGCTCGAGCCGGGCGACGTGATCGTGCAGATCAATCGCGCGACCGTCACCAGCGCCGACGACGTCGCGCGCGCGATCGACTACTACGCAGGGCGCGACCCGATCCGCATCTTCTTCGAACGACAGGGTCGATACAGCTTCACCGACGTCATCATCCGTCAATGA
- the purB gene encoding adenylosuccinate lyase: MLALWSPRERHGLWRQLWLALAEAERELGVPIPDEAIAQMRAHLTDIDFAAVAEYERRFRHDVMAHVHAFADVAPAARPYIHLGATSCYVTDNGDLLLMRRGLEILRQKVLNTLGELAKFARQWRDEPALGYTHLQPAQLVTVGKRAALWMQDLVLDLADIDHRIATLPFRGVKGTTGTQASFLSIFEGDHEKVRALDRLVTGKLGFAQSIPVSGQTYSRKIDAQVLSAVSGVATSAAKFASDLRMLQAFGEIEEPFEKEQIGSSAMAYKRNPMRCERINALARFVQSVEPNANQTHAVQYFERTLDDSANRRLAIPESFLATDAILVLYGNVAAGLEVHPARIRRRVDDELPFMATEEIIVRAVRAGGDRQAVHEVIRRHSVEAARALKDGGAARNDLLERLAGDPEFTALGLSMDDLSAATEPSRFVGRAPRQVDDFLAEVIEPLLAAHGADVHAAREEVRV; encoded by the coding sequence ATGCTCGCCCTCTGGTCGCCGCGCGAGCGGCACGGCCTCTGGCGCCAGCTGTGGCTCGCCCTCGCCGAGGCGGAGCGCGAGCTCGGCGTGCCGATCCCGGACGAGGCGATCGCGCAGATGCGCGCGCACCTCACGGACATCGACTTCGCCGCCGTCGCCGAGTACGAGCGCCGCTTCCGCCACGACGTGATGGCGCACGTGCACGCGTTCGCGGACGTCGCGCCGGCCGCGCGCCCGTACATCCACCTGGGCGCGACGAGCTGCTACGTCACCGACAACGGCGACCTGCTGCTGATGCGCCGCGGCCTCGAGATCCTGCGGCAGAAGGTGCTGAACACGCTCGGCGAGCTGGCGAAGTTCGCGCGCCAGTGGCGCGACGAGCCCGCGCTCGGCTACACGCACCTGCAGCCCGCGCAGCTGGTGACGGTCGGCAAGCGCGCGGCGCTCTGGATGCAGGACCTCGTGCTCGACCTGGCCGACATCGACCACCGCATCGCCACCCTGCCCTTCCGCGGCGTGAAGGGGACGACGGGCACGCAGGCCAGCTTCCTCTCGATCTTCGAGGGCGACCACGAGAAGGTGCGCGCGCTCGACCGGCTCGTGACGGGGAAGCTGGGCTTCGCGCAGTCGATCCCCGTCAGCGGCCAGACGTACTCGCGCAAGATCGACGCGCAGGTGCTGTCGGCGGTATCCGGCGTCGCCACGAGCGCGGCGAAGTTCGCGTCGGACCTGCGCATGCTGCAGGCGTTCGGCGAGATCGAGGAGCCGTTCGAGAAGGAGCAGATCGGCTCGTCGGCGATGGCGTACAAGCGCAACCCGATGCGCTGCGAGCGCATCAACGCGCTGGCGCGGTTCGTCCAGTCGGTGGAGCCGAACGCGAACCAGACGCACGCCGTCCAGTACTTCGAGCGCACGCTCGACGACTCGGCCAACCGCCGCCTGGCGATCCCGGAGTCGTTCCTGGCGACGGACGCGATCCTCGTCCTGTATGGCAACGTGGCGGCCGGTCTCGAGGTGCACCCGGCGCGCATCCGCCGCCGCGTGGACGACGAGCTGCCCTTCATGGCGACCGAGGAGATCATCGTGCGCGCCGTGCGCGCCGGCGGCGACCGCCAGGCCGTGCACGAGGTGATCCGCCGCCACAGCGTCGAGGCGGCGCGGGCGCTGAAGGATGGCGGCGCGGCGCGCAACGACCTGCTGGAGCGGCTCGCCGGCGATCCCGAGTTCACCGCGCTCGGCCTCTCGATGGACGACCTGAGCGCCGCCACCGAGCCGTCGCGCTTCGTGGGCCGGGCGCCGCGCCAGGTCGACGACTTCCTGGCGGAGGTGATCGAGCCGCTCCTCGCCGCGCACGGTGCCGACGTGCACGCCGCGCGCGAGGAGGTGAGGGTATGA
- a CDS encoding zf-TFIIB domain-containing protein: MAIENKPSKNEDEYFARENAALIERLRAEADATRRQAERASHTMRCPRCGGHLQEKEQHRVKIDQCPDCGGVWFDKGELEIFDHVDRSGVRRFVADLFGIKY, encoded by the coding sequence ATGGCCATCGAGAACAAGCCGAGCAAGAACGAGGACGAGTACTTCGCGCGCGAGAACGCGGCGCTGATCGAGCGCCTGCGCGCCGAGGCGGACGCGACGCGCCGGCAGGCGGAGCGCGCGTCGCACACGATGCGCTGCCCGCGCTGCGGCGGCCACCTGCAGGAGAAGGAGCAGCACCGCGTGAAGATCGATCAGTGCCCGGACTGCGGCGGCGTGTGGTTCGACAAGGGCGAGCTGGAGATCTTCGACCACGTGGACCGCAGCGGCGTGCGCCGCTTCGTCGCGGACCTGTTCGGCATCAAGTACTGA
- a CDS encoding phosphatidylserine decarboxylase family protein: MRFAREGRPFIIASALLALILLVLAAQRGGLWWVLAIVVAVIAAWVAYFFRDPERAGDRGHHLVVAPADGKVVLMTEVDEPTFVQGRATRISIFMNVFSVHVNRYPVSGIVRHVQYVHGKFLNAVSEASSAENEQSSVGIDTGRHRVLMRQIAGLIARRIITYSREGEQATQGERMGLIRFGSRVDVFVPLGSVVHAKIGDLTVAGSTVIAELPTDTDR; the protein is encoded by the coding sequence GTGAGATTCGCGCGCGAAGGCCGACCGTTCATCATCGCGAGCGCGCTGCTCGCCCTGATCCTCCTCGTGCTCGCCGCGCAGCGCGGCGGCCTCTGGTGGGTGCTCGCGATCGTCGTCGCCGTCATCGCGGCGTGGGTCGCGTACTTCTTCCGCGACCCCGAGCGCGCCGGTGACCGCGGCCACCACCTCGTGGTGGCGCCGGCCGACGGCAAGGTGGTGCTGATGACCGAGGTCGACGAGCCGACGTTCGTGCAGGGACGCGCGACGCGGATCTCGATCTTCATGAACGTCTTCAGCGTGCACGTGAACCGGTATCCGGTCTCCGGCATCGTGCGCCACGTGCAGTACGTCCACGGCAAGTTCCTCAACGCGGTCTCCGAGGCGTCGAGCGCCGAGAACGAGCAGAGCTCCGTGGGCATCGACACCGGGAGGCACCGCGTGCTGATGCGCCAGATCGCGGGCCTCATCGCCCGCCGCATCATCACCTACAGCCGCGAGGGCGAGCAGGCGACGCAGGGCGAGCGCATGGGCCTCATCCGCTTCGGCTCGCGCGTCGACGTCTTCGTGCCGCTCGGCTCCGTGGTGCACGCGAAGATCGGCGACCTCACGGTCGCCGGATCCACCGTGATCGCGGAGCTGCCCACCGACACCGACCGGTGA
- the purS gene encoding phosphoribosylformylglycinamidine synthase subunit PurS, producing MPAYRIEIRVVPRRGILDPQGKAVADALHSLGFPEVTDVRVGRHVVVETRAASADEAQRRAAEMCERLLANPVTEDFEIEQVVEIAAVSAAAHG from the coding sequence ATGCCCGCCTACCGCATCGAGATCCGCGTCGTCCCGCGCCGCGGCATCCTGGACCCCCAGGGCAAGGCCGTCGCCGACGCGCTGCACTCCCTGGGCTTCCCCGAGGTCACCGACGTGCGCGTGGGCCGCCATGTCGTCGTCGAGACGCGCGCGGCGAGCGCCGACGAGGCCCAGCGTCGCGCCGCCGAGATGTGCGAGCGTCTGCTCGCCAACCCGGTGACCGAGGACTTCGAGATCGAGCAGGTGGTCGAGATCGCGGCCGTCTCGGCGGCCGCGCACGGCTAG
- a CDS encoding phosphoribosylaminoimidazolesuccinocarboxamide synthase has protein sequence MTEALRRTELPLPVIRRGKVRDVYAVGDDRVLLVATDRVSAFDVVMHEAIPHKGAVLTQLTAWWLGQLDGRLAHHLLSADADAIVREVPELAPHRALLAGRAMLCVRTDVFPVECVVRGYLSGSAWKEYAAAGTLAGEPLPAGLRESDRFDPPRFSPATKAEEGHDENITPAQVAALLGAETAAELERLARIVYGAGRDLAAERGIIIADTKFEFGARDGRILLIDEVLTPDSSRFWPADGYEPGRSQPSFDKQPLRDWLDAERRAGRWNGEAPPPTLPPEVVQATSLRYLEAYRRLTGSALAVAST, from the coding sequence ATGACGGAAGCCCTCCGCCGCACCGAGCTGCCGCTGCCGGTCATCCGGCGCGGCAAGGTGCGCGACGTCTACGCGGTGGGCGACGACCGCGTGCTGCTGGTCGCGACCGACCGCGTGAGCGCGTTCGACGTCGTCATGCACGAGGCGATCCCGCACAAGGGCGCGGTGCTGACGCAGCTCACCGCGTGGTGGCTCGGGCAGCTGGACGGGCGCCTCGCGCACCACCTGCTGAGCGCCGACGCGGACGCGATCGTCCGGGAGGTGCCGGAGCTCGCGCCGCACCGCGCGCTGCTCGCGGGCCGCGCGATGCTGTGCGTCCGGACGGACGTCTTTCCCGTCGAGTGCGTGGTCCGCGGCTACCTCTCGGGCTCCGCGTGGAAGGAGTACGCCGCCGCGGGCACGCTGGCGGGCGAGCCGCTGCCGGCCGGCCTCCGCGAGAGCGACCGCTTCGACCCGCCGCGCTTCAGCCCCGCGACGAAGGCCGAGGAGGGCCATGACGAGAACATCACGCCGGCGCAGGTCGCGGCGCTGCTGGGCGCGGAGACGGCCGCCGAGCTGGAGCGGCTGGCGCGGATCGTGTATGGCGCCGGACGCGATCTCGCGGCGGAGCGCGGGATCATCATCGCGGACACCAAGTTCGAGTTCGGCGCCCGCGACGGGCGGATCCTGCTGATCGACGAGGTGCTGACGCCCGACAGCTCGCGCTTCTGGCCGGCCGACGGGTACGAGCCCGGCCGCTCCCAGCCGAGCTTCGACAAGCAGCCGCTGCGCGACTGGCTCGACGCCGAACGGCGCGCCGGCCGCTGGAACGGCGAGGCGCCGCCGCCGACGTTGCCGCCCGAGGTCGTCCAGGCCACCAGCCTCCGCTATCTTGAGGCGTACCGGCGACTCACCGGCTCCGCGCTGGCCGTCGCCTCCACGTGA
- a CDS encoding CDP-alcohol phosphatidyltransferase family protein: MSALMRRPALRRPNVRRAGPWLPNGFTLANLGFGIFAIISASHGNFETAVRCVVFGGVCDLFDGAVARATRTGSQLGEQLDSLVDAISFGLAPAMIVYYAVLPQRGWGWLPVFIYAASAVFRLARFNVTQAGAAKTYFIGLPSPAAGGTLATYYWFTQTRLFQDTRIVDLPWQEIMPGLMLLLAAMMSSTVPYPSWPKVGVRSWRGVAGLVGVLAIVIGGIFFSKYFFFLFGVGYLAYGLLRALLLGLFELPGAANRRRAGEYVDPMAESYGMSSDGDGESPDGFEDDVTDDELRRLSRRRRRRKHHTGEHPRPVRPSDTPGGPADPAG, encoded by the coding sequence GTGAGCGCGCTGATGCGGCGTCCCGCGCTCCGCCGTCCGAACGTCCGGCGCGCCGGCCCCTGGCTCCCGAACGGCTTCACGCTCGCGAACCTCGGCTTCGGGATCTTCGCGATCATCTCGGCGTCGCACGGCAACTTCGAGACGGCGGTGCGCTGCGTCGTCTTCGGCGGCGTCTGCGACCTGTTCGACGGCGCCGTCGCGCGCGCCACGCGCACCGGCTCGCAGCTCGGCGAGCAGCTTGACTCGCTGGTGGACGCGATCTCGTTCGGCCTCGCGCCGGCGATGATCGTCTACTACGCGGTGCTGCCGCAGCGGGGCTGGGGCTGGCTGCCGGTGTTCATCTACGCGGCCAGCGCGGTCTTCCGCCTCGCGCGCTTCAACGTCACGCAGGCCGGCGCGGCGAAGACGTACTTCATCGGGCTTCCCAGCCCGGCCGCCGGCGGCACGCTGGCGACGTACTACTGGTTCACGCAGACGCGCCTGTTCCAGGACACGCGCATCGTGGACCTGCCGTGGCAGGAGATCATGCCCGGGCTGATGCTGCTGCTCGCGGCGATGATGAGCAGCACGGTGCCCTATCCGTCGTGGCCCAAGGTCGGCGTGCGCTCGTGGCGCGGCGTCGCGGGCCTCGTCGGCGTGCTGGCGATCGTCATCGGCGGCATCTTCTTCAGCAAGTACTTCTTCTTCCTGTTCGGCGTCGGCTACCTCGCGTACGGGCTGCTGCGCGCGCTCCTGCTCGGCCTGTTCGAGCTGCCCGGCGCCGCGAACCGTCGGCGCGCCGGCGAGTACGTCGACCCGATGGCCGAGTCGTACGGCATGTCGTCCGACGGCGACGGCGAGTCGCCCGACGGCTTCGAGGACGACGTCACCGACGACGAGCTCCGTCGCCTCAGCCGCCGTCGCCGCCGTCGCAAGCACCACACGGGCGAGCATCCGCGCCCGGTCCGTCCGTCCGACACGCCCGGCGGTCCCGCCGATCCCGCCGGCTGA
- the purQ gene encoding phosphoribosylformylglycinamidine synthase subunit PurQ — protein sequence MKFGIVTFPGSNCDYDAYHAVVDQLGEQAFYLWHKDTDLQGADVVILPGGFSYGDYLRCGAIARFSPIMEAVAAHAARGGPVLAICNGFQIACEAGLLPGALLRNASLKYVCEQRHLRVENVDSRFTSGYTAGQIVRIPIAHGEGRYVADGATLDRLEGDGRVVFRYVGAEGGSDERANPNGSLRDIAGILNDKRNVLGMMPHPERAVEPIVGSGDGLALFESIVGAVHA from the coding sequence ATGAAGTTCGGCATCGTGACCTTCCCTGGCTCGAACTGCGACTACGACGCGTACCACGCGGTCGTGGACCAGCTGGGCGAGCAGGCGTTCTACCTCTGGCACAAGGACACCGACCTGCAGGGCGCCGACGTGGTGATCCTGCCGGGCGGCTTCAGCTACGGCGACTACCTGCGCTGCGGCGCGATCGCGCGCTTCAGCCCGATCATGGAGGCGGTCGCGGCGCACGCCGCGCGCGGCGGACCGGTGCTCGCCATCTGCAACGGCTTCCAGATCGCCTGCGAGGCCGGGCTGCTGCCCGGTGCGCTGCTGCGCAACGCATCGCTCAAGTACGTCTGTGAGCAGCGCCACCTCCGCGTCGAGAACGTCGACTCGCGCTTCACGAGCGGCTACACGGCTGGCCAGATCGTGCGCATTCCCATCGCGCACGGCGAGGGACGCTACGTCGCCGACGGCGCGACGCTCGACCGGCTCGAGGGTGATGGCCGGGTCGTGTTCCGCTACGTCGGCGCGGAGGGCGGCTCCGACGAGCGCGCGAACCCCAACGGCTCGTTGCGCGACATCGCCGGCATCCTGAACGACAAGCGCAACGTGCTCGGCATGATGCCGCACCCCGAGCGCGCCGTCGAGCCGATCGTCGGCTCCGGGGACGGCCTCGCGCTCTTCGAGTCGATCGTCGGCGCCGTCCACGCCTGA